The Trypanosoma brucei gambiense DAL972 chromosome 10, complete sequence genome has a segment encoding these proteins:
- a CDS encoding proteasome activator protein pa26, putative, translating to MPPKRAALIQNLRDSYTETSSFAVIEEWAAGTLQEIEGIAKAAAEAHGAIRNSTYGRAQAEKSPEQLLGVLQRYQDLCHNVYCQAETIRTVIAIRIPEHKEEDNLGVAVQHAVLKIIDELEIKTLGSGEKSGSGGAPTPIGMYALREYLSARSTVEDKLLGSVDAESGKTKGGSQSPSLLLELRQIDADFMLKVELATTHLSTMVRAVINAYLLNWKKLIQPRTGSDHMVS from the coding sequence ATGCCACCGAAACGCGCCGCACTCATTCAGAATCTTCGTGATAGTTACACGGAAACAAGCAGCTTTGCTGTCATCGAGGAATGGGCCGCCGGTACACTTCAGGAGATTGAAGGAATCGCGAAGGCGGCAGCCGAGGCTCATGGCGCCATTCGTAACAGCACGTACGGCCGTGCCCAGGCTGAAAAGTCGCCAGAACAACTTTTGGGAGTGCTGCAGCGATACCAAGATCTTTGCCACAACGTTTATTGCCAGGCAGAAACCATCCGGACCGTCATCGCAATTCGCATCCCCGAGCATAAGGAAGAAGATAACCTTGGTGTGGCCGTGCAGCACGCTGTGTTGAAAATCATTGATGAACTTGAGATTAAGACGCTCGGAAGTGGTGAAAAGAGTGGCAGCGGCGGCGCACCGACACCTATTGGAATGTATGCCCTTCGGGAGTACTTGAGCGCGCGATCAACAGTGGAGGATAAGTTGCTTGGAAGCGTTGATGCGGAGAGCGGCAAGACAAAGGGAGGAAGCCaatctccttctcttctgttGGAACTTCGCCAAATTGACGCGGATTTCATGCTGAAGGTCGAGTTGGCCACCACTCACCTTTCCACAATGGTGCGGGCGGTTATCAACGCCTACTTGCTGAACTGGAAGAAGCTCATTCAGCCTCGTACGGGAAGCGATCATATGGTGAGTTGA
- a CDS encoding vacuolar ATP synthase subunit d, putative, translating into MSSNRYTALPSRMSLIAFKTRLKGAQKGHSLLKKKADALAFRYRTVMDELRRAKLEVADQIKGSYFTITQAQFIAGDISLAVQESLKLPTYTLTLRVDNVAGVRVPAFTERNSRDESTAAGGNQQNNKSRSGVNSYGNYGSGGGPSKQQATSAAGIGRGGEQLREARDAFRETLKLFVKIASLQVSWMTLDVAQKVTSRRVNALEKVVIPRMENTLNYISSELDEQEREEFFRLKMIQKKKKILQQNKDRKEAADNAAAAASNLLSMSPAKGDNDVTEADLVV; encoded by the coding sequence ATGTCATCGAACCGGTACACTGCTCTTCCCAGTCGCATGTCGCTGATTGCTTTCAAAACCCGCCTAAAGGGAGCTCAAAAGGGACACTCGCTCCTAAAGAAGAAAGCGGATGCACTCGCTTTCCGCTACCGCACTGTTATGGACGAATTGCGGCGTGCAAAGCTGGAGGTGGCGGACCAAATAAAGGGTTCCTATTTTACCATCACACAGGCACAATTCATTGCGGGCGACATTAGTCTTGCTGTACAGGAGTCGTTGAAGCTTCCCACATACACTTTGACATTACGCGTAGATAACGTGGCTGGTGTTCGTGTACCCGCTTTTACGGAACGTAATAGCCGTGATGAGTCCACAGCTGCCGGTGGTAATCAACAGAACAATAAATCCAGGAGTGGAGTTAACAGTTACGGAAACTACGGGAGTGGAGGCGGCCCTAGcaaacaacaagcaacaagCGCCGCCGGTATCGGTCGTGGTGGCGAGCAACTTCGAGAAGCCCGAGATGCCTTCCGCGAAACACTCAAACTTTTCGTGAAAATTGCCTCTCTTCAAGTAAGTTGGATGACACTCGACGTCGCTCAGAAAGTAACAAGTCGACGTGTAAATGCACTAGAGAAGGTCGTTATCCCACGAATGGAAAACACGTTGAATTACATCTCCTCTGAGCTTGATGAACAGGAACGTGAGGAGTTCTTCCGTTTGAAGATGAttcagaagaaaaagaaaattttacAGCAGAACAAGGACCGCAAAGAAGCTGCTGATaatgccgctgctgcagcttcgAACCTTCTGTCCATGAGTCCTGCTAAAGGTGATAATGATGTGACCGAGGCGGATCTTGTTGTGTAG